In one Drosophila albomicans strain 15112-1751.03 chromosome X, ASM965048v2, whole genome shotgun sequence genomic region, the following are encoded:
- the LOC117578203 gene encoding germ cell nuclear acidic protein produces the protein MADKSNAFKLFRTVDPSTVNVPIKDKFAKLTLSSNKKKQLASENIEKTNVSRQLLGELNERTHENPLLRSDSSVSSNSMKMGVEQKEPKTVQDESTQLDVSDYMEVLQLSGDGCTQRSEYVDVEQLSTQVSNLRVQPKEEVSICISSTTEEANDEEDDDNESCITISDSETEQDKQEEKQKEQEKPSMAISEQSAAVAVPGNKLQLLEAFLRDVSFERREMERRGIVDMSSDQLLHSRIASADTESMSQDIDITRLSSCSRPLDSSRLLADNETEVNTELDESKRLADNETEVNTELNESKRLADNETEVNTVCSEEQQELEDPQPSCRRLANDETEQQSVADDTIPETSSEAEQSPVRSRTASGSSVETARETERELGTPAIQVSSINISAKINIKIHIPNMESSSAESESEDDEQPLEQPEEQAEENQQQRQQKDRSILQADASEDEQFLTNAEELLNQLYGKSWQTPDVIRTLKRASGSGGKTATRAAAATKASTVDRTPLTELRRQPKSRPAAATTAKKRQPAAKCNESALGDFSIFKRALHNNQLNSTHLPAATAAAKKVAGTRSARVANKQQVRTNHVYEERWRALVDTDSGTDASDDEDADATDCSVGSGDNAGHMTYLDLTKAEVQVVSSPDGSSGDKSPKFPKKLDDILRTCRATVKPKMCATPSAPSTPATPLNVDLPPTRRQLFTPNFGYEDENAAKAIVERALDMNNLDELEIFYQPGSTVHKRVQEVKRQLGIAVKSPNAKPIFKLPTTTTPQVTPSRTPSARKPTPKQKQTPQVRGSGKCSFIKSLEKDVSREYADNEAYFYRENFKRNKEELATRLYDMFNEKVFNNKLQVPIVWTKMLRNTAGRCRNKRKLNERMCVLELSVKVLTSADRLRCTLIHEMCHAATWIFNNEGGHGRTWKQWTYRAMAAFPDLPSINVCHDYDIEFKYTYRCEACDVGSKAHSRHRKVDNIRCRLCSGPIQLFINKKDKQGNVQMQPVREATGFAKFVKEQFKKHKRPDLTAAQVMRILSVEYAKQKDNKAATGAAGATDDLIANQVETLALDDDDDDEN, from the exons ATGGCGGACAAGAGCAACGCATTCAAACTGTTTCGAACTGTTGATCCGTCCACAGTGAATGTGCCGATAAAAGACAAATTTGCCAAACTGACGCTCTCCtcaaataagaaaaaacaattggccagtgaaaatattgaaaaaaccAACGTAAGTCGCCAACTACTAGGTGAACTAAACGAACGAACACATGAGAATCCCTTGCTGCGCAGCGATTCCTCAGTATCCTCGAATAGCATGAAAATGGGAGTGGAGCAAAAGGAGCCCAAAACAGTACAGGACGAAAGCACACAACTTGATGTTTCCGATTATATGGAAGTGCTGCAGCTAAGCGGTGATGGTTGCACTCAGCGCTCCGAATACGTCGATGTGGAGCAACTCTCCACACAAGTCTCCAATTTAAGAGTACAGCCAAAAGAGGAAGTCTCCATTTGCATATCATCAACAACTGAGGAAGCAAATGACGAGGAAGATGATGACAACGAATCGTGTATTACGATATCAGATAGTGAAACGGAGCAGGATAAGCAGGAAGAGAAGCAAAAGGAACAGGAAAAGCCCAGCATGGCCATCAGTGAGCAatcggctgctgttgccgtgcCCGGCAacaagctgcagctgctcgagGCGTTTCTGCGTGACGTCTCCTTCGAGCGTCGCGAGATGGAGCGCCGTGGCATTGTGGACATGTCATCGGATCAGCTGCTGCACTCGCGCATTGCCAGCGCCGACACTGAATCCATGAGCCAGGACATTGACATCACACGTTTGTCCTCTTGCTCTCGCCCGTTGGACAGCAGCAGGCTGTTGGCAGACAACGAGACCGAGGTGAATACGGAGCTGGATGAGAGCAAACGCTTGGCGGACAATGAGACCGAGGTGAATACGGAGCTGAATGAGAGCAAACGCTTGGCGGACAATGAGACCGAGGTGAATACGGTGTGCTCCGAGGAGCAGCAGGAGTTGGAGGACCCGCAACCGAGCTGCCGGCGACTGGCGAACGATGAGACCGAGCAGCAGTCGGTTGCAGACGACACCATTCCCGAGACCAGTAGCGAGGCGGAGCAGTCGCCGGTGAGATCGCGAACAGCATCCGGAAGCAGCGTGGAGACTGCGAGGGAAACTGAGCGGGAGTTGGGTACGCCAGCAATACAAGTGAGCAGCATCAACATTTCTGCCAAGATCAACATTAAGATACACATACCCAACATGGAGTCGAGCAGCGCGGAATCGGAGTCGGAAGACGATGAGCAACCGCTTGAACAGCCAGAGGAACAGGCGGAAGAAaatcaacaacagcgacagcagaaAGATCGCTCTATTCTGCAGGCCGATGCCTCAGAGGATGAGCAATTCCTGACGAATGCCGAGGAACTGTTGAATCAACTCTATGGCAAATCCTGGCAAACTCCCGACGTCATACGCACCCTGAAACGCGCAAGTGGCAGTGGTGGCAAGACTGCAACGagagcggcagcggcaacgaaaGCATCAACTGTAGATCGCACTCCGCTGACTGAGCTGCGTCGTCAGCCCAAATCCCGTCCAGCTGCGGCCACCACAGCCAAGAAACGTCAGCCAGCTGCCAAGTGCAATGAGAGCGCCTTGGGTGACTTTAGCATCT TTAAACGCGCTTTGCATAACAACCAATTGAATTCAACGCATTTGCCGGCGGCAACGGCTGCAGCGAAGAAGGTGGCGGGAACGCGGAGCGCTCGAGTGGCCAATAAGCAGCAGGTGCGCACAAACCATGTGTACGAGGAGCGTTGGCGGGCGCTGGTGGACACGGACAGCGGTACCGATGCCAGCGATGACGAGGATGCGGATGCCACCGATTGCAGCGTGGGCAGCGGCGACAATGCTGGCCATATGACCTACTTGGATCTGACCAAAGCGGAGGTGCAGGTGGTCAGCAGTCCCGATGGCAGCAGCGGCGACAAGT CTCCCAAGTTTCCCAAGAAACTGGATGATATTCTGCGCACTTGTCGCGCCACCGTAAAGCCCAAAATGTGTGCGACGCCATCAGCGCCATCAACGCCAGCGACGCCATTAAACGTGGACTTGCCACCAACGCGTCGTCAGCTATTTACGCCCAATTTTGGCTACGAGGATGAGAACGCGGCCAAGGCGATTGTGGAGCGTGCGCTCGACATGAACAATCTGGATGAGCTGGAGATTTTCTATCAGCCCGGCAGTACAGTGCACAAGCGTGTCCAGGAGGTGAAGCGCCAATTGGGCATTGCCGTCAAGTCACCCAATGCCAAACCGATCTTTAAACTGCCGACGACCACGACGCCACAAGTGACGCCCAGTCGAACGCCGTCTGCGCGAAAGCCAacgccaaagcaaaagcaaacacctCAGGTCCGTGGCAGCGGCAAATGCAGCTTTATCAAGTCCCTGGAGAAGGATGTGAGTCGTGAGTACGCGGACAATGAGGCGTACTTCTATCGCGAGAACTTTAAGCGCAACAAGGAAGAACTGGCGACGCGTCTCTATGACATGTTCAATGAGAAGGTGTTCAACAACAAGCTGCAGGTGCCCATCGTTTGGACAAAGATGCTGCGCAACACAGCGGGCAGATGCCGCAACAAGCGCAA ACTTAACGAACGCATGTGCGTACTGGAGCTGAGCGTTAAGGTGTTGACAAGTGCGGATCGTTTGCGCTGCACACTGATCCATGAGATGTGCCATGCAGCGACCTGGATCTTTAACAATGAGGGCGGACATGGACGCACCTGGAAGCAGTGGACATATCGCGCCATGGCTGCGTTTCCCGATCTGCCATCTATCAATGTGTGTCACGACTATGATATTGAATTCAAGTACACTTATCGATGCGAAGCCTGTGACGTGGG TTCCAAGGCTCATTCGCGGCATCGCAAGGTGGACAACATACGCTGTCGCCTATGCTCGGGCCCAATTCAATTGTTCATTAACAAGAAGGATAAGCAGGGCAATGTGCAAATGCAGCCGGTGCGCGAGGCGACGGGATTCGCCAAGTTCGTGAAGGAGCAGTTTAAAAAGCACAAGCGACCAGATCTCACAGCGGCCCAAGTGATGCGCATACTGAGCGTGGAGTATGCCAAGCAAAAGGACAACAAGGCCGCAACAGGAGCTGCGGGGGCAACAGATGACTTAATTGCCAATCAAGTGGAAACTTTAGCATtagacgatgatgacgatgacgaaaATTAA
- the LOC117578205 gene encoding uncharacterized protein LOC117578205: protein MASNAAGTVSSKLSLGLLNFILAVISGWALKHYSIERHALAGYGLFFAHSVLCILRYTHPNPGQVQRRICEQSLRYSPAIFVTLIIGQMQSISGELEFFAGIAKWRHIVLTLYGGVLVLSGIRRCLSEKSSLGQLLGKLLRLNHTVCVLWNIYCLWRIAVLDEHWWSLGLALLVLLNHFVLWRLTLRFNISTLEVDTVGMCFSLIFAINASQELMENTAGR from the coding sequence ATGGCTTCAAATGCCGCCGGCACAGTGTCCTCGAAACTTTCGCTGGGCCTGCTGAACTTCATATTAGCCGTGATCTCGGGATGGGCCCTCAAACACTACAGCATTGAGCGGCATGCGCTCGCCGGTTATGGTTTGTTTTTTGCGCACAGCGTGCTCTGCATTCTACGCTACACGCATCCCAATCCCGGCCAGGTGCAGCGACGCATTTGCGAGCAATCCCTACGCTACTCACCGGCCATTTTCGTCACTCTTATCATCGGCCAAATGCAGAGTATCAGCGGTGAATTGGAATTCTTTGCCGGCATCGCCAAGTGGCGTCACATTGTACTCACACTGTACGGCGGCGTATTGGTGCTTTCCGGCATACGGCGTTGTCTAAGCGAGAAGTCATCATTGGGGCAGCTGCTGGGGAAACTGTTGCGCCTCAATCACACGGTGTGCGTGCTGTGGAACATCTATTGTCTGTGGCGCATTGCCGTGTTGGATGAGCACTGGTGGTCATTGGGATTGGCGCTTCTTGTGCTGCTCAATCACTTTGTACTCTGGCGGCTGACATTGCGTTTCAACATCAGCACCCTGGAGGTGGACACCGTGGGCATGTGTTTCTCCCTCATCTTTGCGATTAATGCCAGTCAAGAGTTGATGGAGAATACGGCCGGAAGATGA
- the LOC117578202 gene encoding structural maintenance of chromosomes protein 3 has translation MHIKQIIIQGFKSYKDQTVVEPFDKRHNVVVGRNGSGKSNFFYAIQFVLSDEFTHLRPEQRQALLHEGTGARVISAYVEIIFDNSDNRVPIDKEEIYLRRVIGAKKDQYFLNKKVVPRNEVVNLLESAGFSSSNPYYIVKQGKINQMATAADSYRLKLLREVAGTRVYDERKEESLNLLRETDGKLEKISEYLKTIEDRLQTLEEEKEELKEYQKWDKTRRTLEYIRYETELKDTRRALEELLLQRKSSSDKKKNYNIEIQKAQEKIKEVQKNLKEAKKKVQSTKEERSVLMTEQQQLLREKTKLDLTIVDLNDEVQGDNKSKERADQELKNLKVTIAERENELDDVKPKYESMKRKEEDCSRELQLKEQKRKELYAKQGRGSQFSSREDRDKWIHNELKSISKQTKDKINHHAKLVEDLKKDATSEKDLGTKIEEHSSELEQLRLQIDEHNKKYYELKKTKDQHQSMRNELWRKETQMTQQLQTQKEELSRADQALRSMAGKPILNGCDSVRKVLDSFVERGGQSAAIARAYYGPVIENFSCDKTIYTAVEVTAANRLFHHIVESEYEGTQILKEMNKLKLPGEVTFMPLNRLQVKIHDYPDDPDSIPMISKLKYDEQHDKALRYIFGKTLICRNLERATELAKSTGLDCVTLEGDQVSSKGSLTGGYFNTSRSRLEMQKKRTEYTQQISEFEKKLSKLRNELKSTENNINSIVSEMQKTETKQGKSKDVFEKVQGEIRLMKEELVRIEKYRAPKERSLAQCKASLEAMTSTKSSLEAELKQELMSTLSVQDQREIDQLNDDIRRLNQENKEAFTQRMQLEVRKNKLDNLLINNLFRRRDELIQALQEISVEDRKRKLNNCKTELVSTEKRIKKVNADLEEIEKRVNEAVQLQKELQAELETHVRKEKEAEENINKDSKQLEKWTTKENMLNQKIDECTEKIASLGALPQVDAAYSRISLKNIFKELEKANQHLKKYNHVNKKALDQFLSFSEQKEKLYRRKEELDIGDQKIHMLIQSLEMQKVEAIQFTFRQVAQNFTKVFKKLVPQGAGYLILKTKDNEGEEMEKEVANSDAFTGIGIRVSFTGVDAEMREMNQLSGGQKSLVALALIFSIQKCDPAPFYLFDEIDQALDAMHRKAVADMIHELSDTAQFITTTFRPELLENAHKFYGVRFRNKVSHIDCVTREQAKDFVEDDNTHA, from the exons atgcacaTTAAGCAG ATTATTATACAAGGCTTTAAAAGTTACAAGGACCAGACGGTGGTGGAGCCATTCGATAAGCGTCACAACGTCGTCGTTGGACGCAATGGTTCAGGCAAAAGTAATTTCTTCTATG CTATACAATTTGTGCTAAGCGATGAGTTTACGCATCTGCGTCCAGAGCAGCGTCAAGCGCTGCTCCACGAGGGAACTGGAGCTCGCGTCATTTCGGCGTATGTTGAGATCATCTTTGACAATTCGGACAATCGTGTGCCA ATTGACAAGGAAGAGATTTACTTACGACGCGTTATTGGCGCCAAGAAGGATCAGTATTTTCTAAACAAGAAGGTTGTGCCACGCAATGAGGTGGTCAATCTGCTTGAATCGGCCGGCTTTTCCAGCTCCAATCCCTACTACATTGTCAAGCAGGgcaaaatcaatcaaatggcCACAGCAGCCGATTCATATCGCCTCAAATTGTTGCGCGAGGTCGCCGGAACGCGTGTCTATGATGAACGCAAAGAGGAATCGTTGAATTTGCTGCGCGAAACCGACGGAAAGCTGGAGAAGATTAGTGAGTATTTGAAAACAATCGAGGATCGACTGCAAACGCTCGAGGAGGAAAAGGAAGAGCTTAAGGAGTATCAAAAATGGGATAAAACACGACGTACCCTTGAATACATACGCTACGAGACGGAACTAAAGGATACGCGACGAGCACTCgaggagttgctgctgcaacgcaAATCGTCGTCggacaagaagaagaactaCAACATTGAGATACAGAAAGCACAGGAGAAGATCAAGGAGGTGCAAAAGAACCTGAAAGAGGCCAAGAAAAAGGTGCAGAGCACCAAGGAGGAGCGCTCAGTGCTGATGAccgagcagcaacagttgttgcGCGAAAAGACCAAACTGGATTTAACCATTGTCGATCTGAACGATGAGGTGCAAGGCGACAACAAGTCCAAGGAACGCGCCGATCAGGAGCTTAAGAATCTCAAGGTTACAATTGCGGAGCGCGAAAACGAGCTGGACGATGTAAAGCCCAAATACGAGTCGATGAAGCGCAAGGAGGAGGATTGCTCACGTGAACTGCAGCTGAAGGAGCAGAAGCGCAAAGAGCTCTATGCAAAACAAGGACGCGGCTCGCAGTTCTCGTCACGCGAAGATCGCGACAAATGGATACACAATGAGCTGAAATCGATTAGCAAGCAGACAAAGGACAAGATCAATCACCATGCCAAACTCGTTGAGGATTTGAAGAAAGATGCCACAAGCGAAAAGGATTTGGGCACCAAAATCGAAGAGCATTCCTCCGAATTGGAACAGTTGCGTCTGCAAATCGATgagcacaacaaaaagtacTATGAACTGAAGAAGACCAAGGATCAGCATCAATCCATGCGCAATGAATTGTGGCGCAAAGAGACACAAATGacacagcagctgcaaacCCAAAAGGAGGAGCTCTCCCGGGCGGATCAAGCGTTGCGGAGCATGGCAGGCAAACCGATCTTAAACGGCTGCGATTCGGTGCGCAAAGTGCTCGATAGTTTTGTGGAACGTGGCGGTCAATCGGCGGCCATAGCGAGAGCGTATTATGGCCCGGTGATTGAGAACTTTAGCTGCGACAAAACCATCTACACAGCGGTCGAGGTGACGGCAGCGAATCGTCTATTCCATCACATTGTAGAATCGGAGTATGAAGGCACACAAATTCTGAAGGAGATGAACAAACTGAAGCTGCCGGGTGAGGTGACATTCATGCCCCTGAATCGTCTGCAGGTGAAGATACACGATTATCCCGACGATCCCGATTCGATACCCATGATATCGAAGCTCAAGTACGACGAACAGCATGACAAGGCGTTGCGCTACATCTTTGGCAAGACGCTCATCTGTCGTAATCTCGAGCGTGCCACCGAGCTGGCCAAGAGCACTGGACTCGATTGTGTGACGCTGGAAGGCGATCAGGTGTCGTCGAAGGGTTCGCTCACCGGTGGCTACTTCAATACGTCTCGCTCGCGCCTGGAGATGCAAAAGAAACGCACCGAGTACACGCAGCAGATCAGTGAATTCGAGAAGAAACTGAGCAAACTGCGCAATGAGCTCAAATCCACCGAGAACAACATCAATTCCATTGTGTCGGAGATGCAAAAAACCGAAACGAAACAGGGCAAATCGAAAGATGTCTTTGAGAAGGTGCAGGGCGAAATACGTCTGATGAAGGAGGAGCTGGTGCGCATCGAAAAGTATCGGGCGCCCAAGGAGCGTTCTCTGGCCCAGTGCAAGGCATCGCTGGAGGCGATGACCAGCACCAAATCGAGCCTTGAGGCAGAGCTCAAGCAGGAGCTGATGTCAACGCTGTCGGTGCAGGATCAACGTGAAATCGATCAACTCAACGATGATATACGACGGCTGAATCAGGAGAACAAGGAGGCGTTCACACAGCGCATGCAGCTGGAGGTGCGCAAGAACAAGCTGGACAATCTGCTGATTAACAATCTGTTTCGGCGACGCGACGAGCTCATTCAGGCACTGCAAGAGATTAGCGTAGAGGATCGCAAGCGTAAGctcaacaattgcaaaaccGAACTGGTGTCCACCGAGAAACGCATTAAGAAGGTGAATGCAGATCTCGAGGAGATTGAGAAGCGTGTCAACGAGGCGGTGCAGCTACAGAAGGAACTGCAAGCAGAGTTGGAGACTCATGTGCGCAAGGAGAAGGAGGCCGAGGAGAACATTAACAAGGACAGCAAACAGTTGGAGAAATGGACGACCAAAGAGAATATGCTCAATCAAAAGATCGACGAGTGCACCGAGAAGATTGCCAGCTTGGGTGCGTTGCCCCAGGTGGATGCCGCGTACAGTCGCATCTCGCTGAAGAACATCTTCAAGGAACTGGAGAAGGCTAATCAGCATCTGAAGAAGTACAATCATGTGAACAAAAAGGCGCTCGATCAATTCCTTAGCTTCTCCGAGCAAAAGGAGAAACTTTATCGTCGCAAAGAGGAGCTCGATATTGGCGATCAAAAGATCCATATGCTCATCCAATCTCTCGAAATGCAAAAGGTCGAAGCCATACAATTTACGTTCCGTCAGGTGGCGCAGAATTTCACCAAGGTCTTTAAGAAACTGGTGCCCCAAGGCGCAGGCTATTTGATACTTAAGACCAAGGATAACGAGGGCGAAGAAATGGAAAAGGAGGTGGCCAATTCAGATGCCTTCACGGGCATCGGCATACGCGTCTCATTCACGGGAGTCGATGCGGAGATGCGTGAAATGAATCAACTGTCGGGTGGTCAAAAGTCACTGGTTGCCCTCGCCCTCATCTTCTCCATTCAGAAATGCGATCCAGCGCCATTCTATTTGTTCGATGAAATCGATCAG GCGCTCGATGCGATGCATCGTAAGGCGGTGGCTGATATGATCCATGAGCTGAGCGACACAGCACAGTTTATTACGACCACATTCAGGCCAGAGCTGCTGGAGAATGCACACAAATTTTATGGCGTGCGCTTTAGGAATAAGGTCAGCCACATTGATTGTGTGACCCGCGAGCAGGCCAAGGACTTTGTCGAGGACGACAACACACACGCCTAG